From a single Sphingobium lignivorans genomic region:
- the thyA gene encoding thymidylate synthase yields the protein MTTASAPARPFTSSDGGAPHYEQQYLDLMAHIWRNGHERIDRTGVGTRSVLGATMRFSLADDAVPLLTTKRVFWKVATREMLWFLSGETNIRPLVAQGVHIWSDWPLDRYRRETGEAISMEAFEARILADEDFARDWGDLGPVYGRQWVNWPRYEPAPEAGEGLYRQASRGHNQIAALVDAIRANPGSRRLLFTGWNVDQIDAMALPPCHMTYQFYVADGRLNGLLFQRSCDLGLGFPFNIYGLALLTRMIALQCDLEAGEIVWQGGDVHLYLNHAELVEEQLSRRPAGAPRLRILRRPESIFAHRIEDFAVEDYEPQRSISAPIAV from the coding sequence ATGACGACAGCTTCCGCCCCGGCCCGGCCTTTCACGTCCTCCGATGGCGGCGCGCCGCATTACGAGCAGCAGTATCTCGACCTCATGGCGCACATCTGGCGCAACGGCCATGAGCGAATCGACCGCACCGGCGTCGGCACCCGGTCGGTCCTGGGCGCGACCATGCGTTTCTCGCTCGCCGATGACGCAGTGCCGCTGCTGACCACCAAGCGCGTCTTCTGGAAAGTCGCGACGCGCGAGATGCTCTGGTTCCTCTCCGGCGAGACCAACATCCGGCCGCTGGTGGCGCAGGGCGTGCATATCTGGAGCGACTGGCCGCTCGATCGCTATCGCCGGGAAACGGGCGAGGCCATTTCCATGGAGGCCTTCGAGGCGCGGATCCTCGCCGACGAGGATTTCGCCCGGGACTGGGGCGATCTCGGCCCCGTCTATGGCCGCCAGTGGGTCAACTGGCCGCGCTACGAGCCCGCCCCGGAGGCAGGCGAGGGCCTCTACCGTCAGGCGTCGCGAGGGCATAACCAGATCGCCGCGCTGGTCGATGCCATCCGCGCCAATCCGGGCTCGCGGCGGCTGCTCTTCACCGGCTGGAACGTGGACCAGATCGACGCGATGGCACTGCCGCCCTGCCACATGACCTATCAGTTCTATGTCGCGGACGGGCGCCTCAATGGCCTCCTCTTCCAGCGCAGCTGCGATCTCGGCCTCGGTTTTCCCTTCAACATCTACGGGCTGGCGCTGCTGACGCGGATGATCGCGCTGCAATGCGATCTGGAGGCGGGCGAGATCGTCTGGCAGGGGGGCGACGTGCATCTCTACCTCAATCACGCCGAGCTGGTGGAGGAGCAGCTTTCCCGACGCCCCGCCGGCGCGCCCCGGCTGCGCATCCTGCGGCGGCCGGAGAGCATCTTCGCGCACCGCATCGAGGATTTCGCCGTCGAGGATTATGAGCCGCAGCGGAGCATATCCGCGCCCATCGCGGTCTGA
- a CDS encoding cell division protein ZapA encodes MAEVKIMVGGRQYAVHCRDGEEARLHQLAGMMSDRVNQVKTGSPGLTEVRQLLFAGLLLADTLSDKALEAPAPAAPAEPAAPPPPVDDPDTLAALAKLAERIEALGDSLAAQLSNA; translated from the coding sequence ATGGCCGAAGTCAAGATCATGGTCGGTGGCCGGCAATATGCGGTGCATTGTCGCGACGGCGAGGAAGCCCGCCTGCACCAGCTCGCCGGGATGATGTCCGACCGGGTGAATCAGGTGAAAACCGGCAGCCCGGGCCTGACCGAAGTGCGGCAACTGCTCTTCGCCGGCCTGCTGCTCGCCGACACGCTCTCCGACAAGGCGCTCGAGGCGCCCGCGCCGGCCGCACCCGCGGAACCGGCCGCCCCGCCCCCGCCGGTGGACGACCCCGATACGCTGGCCGCGCTCGCAAAACTCGCCGAACGGATCGAAGCGCTCGGCGACAGCCTTGCAGCGCAGCTCTCCAACGCCTAG
- a CDS encoding phosphoglycerate kinase, with protein MSKSFRTIDDMGDITGKTVLVREDLNVPMQDGSVSDDTRLRAAVPTLLELADKGAKVLILAHFGRPKGQKTPDMSLSLVTRGLGQVLGRDVQFIPDCQGEAAAAGIAVMRPGDIAILENTRFHAGEEKNDPALSDAMAALGDFYVNDAFSAAHRAHSSTEGLAHRLPAFAGRSMEKELDALEAALGNPQKPVAVVVGGAKVSTKLAVLENLVAKVDHLIIGGGMANTFLAARGVDVGKSLCEHDLVSTANEIFDRAEEAGCTIHLPYDVAVAKEFAANPPSYRLCNVNEVAADEMILDVGPAAVEALADVLKTCRTLVWNGPLGAFELAPFDTATVALAKTAAALTVEGSLVSVAGGGDTVAALNHAGVAADFSFVSTAGGAFLEWMEGKELPGVAALMAEA; from the coding sequence ATGTCCAAATCTTTCAGGACAATCGACGACATGGGCGACATCACCGGCAAGACGGTGCTGGTTCGCGAGGATCTCAACGTGCCCATGCAGGATGGTTCGGTGAGCGATGACACGCGGCTGCGCGCTGCCGTGCCGACGCTGCTGGAGCTGGCGGACAAGGGCGCCAAGGTGCTCATCCTCGCGCATTTCGGGCGGCCCAAGGGGCAGAAGACCCCGGACATGTCGCTCTCGCTGGTCACGCGCGGGCTGGGGCAGGTGCTGGGCCGCGACGTGCAGTTCATTCCCGATTGCCAGGGCGAGGCGGCGGCTGCCGGCATCGCCGTGATGCGCCCGGGCGACATCGCCATTCTCGAGAACACCCGCTTCCATGCGGGCGAGGAAAAGAATGATCCCGCGCTGTCGGACGCCATGGCGGCGCTGGGCGACTTCTATGTGAACGACGCCTTTTCCGCCGCGCACCGCGCGCATAGCTCCACCGAGGGGCTGGCCCATCGCTTGCCGGCCTTTGCGGGCAGATCGATGGAGAAGGAGCTGGATGCGCTGGAAGCGGCGCTCGGCAATCCGCAAAAGCCGGTCGCGGTTGTGGTCGGCGGCGCCAAGGTCTCCACCAAGCTCGCCGTGCTGGAGAATCTGGTCGCGAAGGTCGATCATCTCATCATCGGCGGCGGCATGGCCAACACCTTCCTTGCCGCGCGCGGCGTGGATGTCGGCAAGTCGCTGTGCGAGCATGATCTCGTGTCGACCGCCAACGAGATCTTCGACCGGGCCGAGGAAGCCGGCTGCACCATCCATCTGCCCTATGACGTGGCGGTGGCGAAGGAATTCGCGGCCAATCCGCCCAGCTACCGGCTGTGCAACGTCAATGAAGTGGCGGCCGACGAAATGATTCTCGATGTCGGCCCCGCCGCCGTCGAGGCGCTGGCGGACGTGCTCAAGACCTGTCGCACGCTGGTCTGGAACGGCCCGCTCGGCGCGTTCGAGCTGGCGCCTTTCGATACGGCGACCGTCGCGCTGGCGAAGACCGCCGCGGCGCTCACCGTGGAAGGCTCGCTGGTCTCCGTGGCGGGCGGTGGCGACACCGTCGCCGCGCTCAACCATGCCGGCGTGGCCGCCGACTTCTCGTTCGTCTCCACGGCGGGCGGCGCTTTCCTGGAATGGATGGAAGGCAAGGAGCTGCCCGGCGTCGCCGCGCTGATGGCGGAGGCCTGA
- a CDS encoding TPM domain-containing protein translates to MPEASAPQASAPEASLPAPGHDLALAGRVTDAAALFSTAERDALTRDLSALEARTGHQLVVATVPTLGGRDIAGYARDLGNRWGIGRKGIDDGVVILVAPREQLVRIAVGYGMEARLTDETCQSIIEQEMIPAFAQGQMFEGVRNGVAAIAARL, encoded by the coding sequence GTGCCCGAGGCATCCGCGCCCCAAGCATCCGCACCCGAGGCCTCCCTGCCCGCGCCCGGCCATGATCTCGCGCTGGCCGGGCGCGTCACGGACGCCGCGGCGCTATTCAGCACGGCCGAGCGCGACGCGCTGACTCGCGACCTCTCTGCCCTCGAGGCGCGCACCGGCCACCAGCTCGTCGTCGCCACCGTGCCCACGCTCGGCGGTCGCGACATTGCCGGCTATGCGCGCGATCTGGGCAATCGCTGGGGCATCGGGCGCAAGGGCATCGATGACGGCGTGGTGATCCTCGTCGCGCCGCGCGAACAGCTCGTCCGCATCGCGGTGGGCTATGGCATGGAAGCCAGGCTGACCGACGAGACATGCCAGAGCATCATCGAGCAGGAGATGATCCCCGCCTTCGCGCAGGGGCAGATGTTCGAAGGCGTGCGCAACGGCGTCGCAGCGATCGCCGCGCGCCTGTAA
- a CDS encoding fructose bisphosphate aldolase, with the protein MQQADMTAKIASGKGFIAALDQSGGSTPKALLGYGIEESAYSGDDEMFGLIHQMRSRIITSPAFTGEKVLGAILFEKTMDGTVDGKPTPAALIERGVVPFIKIDKGLEAEANGVQMMKPMPDLDALLSRAKGLGVFGTKERSVINLANREGIAAIVKQQFEVAQQVRAGGLMPIIEPEVNIKSPERAQADQILLEEILKALDALPEGEQVMLKLSLPEKSGLFDPLVDHPKVLRVVALSGGFKRPEACVELAKNRGVIASFSRALLEDLRHQMSDEEFNASLASAIDEIYEASVDKVPA; encoded by the coding sequence ATGCAGCAAGCCGACATGACCGCCAAGATCGCTTCCGGAAAAGGCTTCATCGCCGCGCTCGACCAGAGCGGCGGTTCAACGCCCAAGGCCTTGCTGGGCTATGGCATCGAGGAAAGCGCCTATTCCGGCGATGACGAGATGTTCGGCCTCATCCACCAGATGCGCAGCCGCATCATCACCTCGCCGGCCTTCACGGGCGAGAAGGTGCTTGGCGCCATCCTCTTCGAGAAGACCATGGACGGCACCGTCGATGGCAAGCCGACGCCCGCGGCGCTCATCGAGCGCGGCGTCGTGCCCTTCATCAAGATCGACAAGGGCCTCGAAGCCGAGGCGAACGGCGTGCAGATGATGAAGCCGATGCCCGATCTGGACGCGCTCCTGAGCCGCGCCAAGGGGCTGGGCGTGTTCGGCACCAAGGAGCGCTCGGTCATCAATCTCGCCAATCGCGAGGGCATCGCGGCGATCGTCAAGCAGCAGTTCGAGGTCGCACAGCAGGTGCGCGCGGGCGGCCTGATGCCGATCATCGAGCCGGAAGTGAACATCAAGAGCCCCGAGCGCGCGCAGGCCGACCAGATCCTGCTCGAGGAAATCCTCAAGGCGCTCGATGCGCTGCCCGAGGGCGAGCAGGTGATGCTCAAGCTCTCCCTGCCGGAGAAGTCCGGCCTGTTCGATCCGCTGGTGGATCATCCCAAGGTGCTGCGCGTGGTCGCCCTGTCCGGCGGCTTCAAGCGCCCCGAGGCCTGCGTCGAGCTGGCGAAGAATCGCGGCGTGATCGCGAGCTTCAGCCGCGCGCTGCTGGAGGATCTGCGCCACCAGATGAGCGATGAGGAATTCAACGCCTCGCTGGCGAGCGCGATCGACGAGATCTACGAGGCTTCCGTGGACAAGGTTCCGGCCTGA
- the thiE gene encoding thiamine phosphate synthase, whose protein sequence is MTHMPSCQLYLISPPAIGPDFPAQLKAALDGGPVAAVQLRLKGIDEHEIARLAVPLQALCAEREVAFIVNDSIALAKRLGADGVHLGQGDGDPAEARRILGPGPQIGVTCHDSRHLAMEAGEAGADYVAFGAFYPTETKETSHRPEPDILRWWSSLFELPCVAIGGITAQNARPLVEAGADFLAVSGAVWNHPDGPGAGVAAFTPVLG, encoded by the coding sequence ATGACCCATATGCCGTCCTGCCAGCTCTATCTCATTTCCCCGCCCGCCATCGGCCCGGATTTCCCGGCGCAACTGAAGGCGGCGCTCGACGGAGGGCCGGTCGCGGCGGTCCAGCTCCGCCTCAAGGGCATCGACGAGCATGAGATCGCGCGGCTCGCCGTCCCGTTGCAGGCGCTGTGCGCCGAGCGGGAGGTCGCCTTCATCGTCAATGACAGCATCGCGCTGGCCAAGCGCCTCGGCGCGGACGGCGTGCATCTGGGGCAGGGCGATGGCGATCCCGCCGAGGCGCGCCGCATCCTCGGGCCGGGCCCGCAGATCGGCGTGACCTGTCATGACAGCCGCCATCTGGCGATGGAAGCCGGGGAGGCGGGGGCAGACTATGTCGCGTTCGGCGCCTTCTATCCCACAGAGACCAAGGAGACGAGCCACCGGCCTGAGCCGGATATCCTGCGCTGGTGGTCCTCGCTGTTCGAGCTGCCCTGCGTCGCGATCGGCGGCATCACGGCGCAGAACGCCCGGCCGCTGGTCGAGGCGGGCGCGGATTTCCTCGCGGTGAGCGGTGCGGTCTGGAACCATCCGGATGGCCCGGGTGCTGGCGTCGCAGCCTTCACGCCGGTGCTGGGATGA
- a CDS encoding nuclear transport factor 2 family protein, whose amino-acid sequence MTRTPEEQANVRLVLDLFEKVLIPMDKTLVDDFIAEDYLQHSSLAEPGREALKAWLDHVRAVSPQATQTIHRVFAEGDHVITHQHVVRWPGDPGFAVCDIFRIRDGRIVEHWDVLQEIPEKPVNPNSMFENGR is encoded by the coding sequence TCCGGCTGGTGCTGGACCTGTTCGAGAAAGTGCTCATTCCGATGGACAAGACGCTGGTCGACGATTTCATCGCGGAGGATTATCTGCAGCACAGCTCGCTCGCCGAGCCCGGGCGCGAGGCGCTGAAGGCCTGGCTCGACCATGTCCGCGCGGTTTCGCCGCAGGCCACCCAGACGATCCATCGCGTCTTCGCCGAGGGCGACCATGTCATCACGCACCAGCATGTCGTGCGCTGGCCCGGCGACCCCGGCTTCGCGGTGTGCGACATCTTCCGCATCCGCGACGGCCGCATCGTCGAGCATTGGGACGTGCTGCAGGAAATCCCGGAAAAGCCGGTCAATCCCAACTCGATGTTCGAGAATGGGCGGTAG
- the gap gene encoding type I glyceraldehyde-3-phosphate dehydrogenase: MATKVAINGFGRIGRLVARALLERTDHDFELVAINDLGDAKSNALLFKRDSVHGAFPGEVGVDGDTLVIDGKRIKVTAERDPAKLPHADMGVEIALECTGIFASKEKASAHLTAGAKRVVISAPATGVDRTVVYGVNHEALTAEDVVISNASCTTNCLAPLAKVLHDALGIESGFMTTIHSYTNDQNTLDQLHKDMRRARAAALSMIPTTTGAARAVGEVLPELKGKLDGSSVRVPTPNVSVVDLKFIAGRATTIEEVNGLLKAASESGPLKGILGYSDEPLVSIDYNGDPRSSTVDSLETAVIDGKLVRVLSWYDNEWGFSNRMIDTSKVVAGLM, from the coding sequence ATGGCCACCAAGGTAGCAATCAACGGCTTCGGACGGATCGGGCGCCTTGTCGCGCGCGCCCTGCTTGAGCGGACCGATCACGACTTCGAGCTGGTGGCGATCAATGATCTGGGCGACGCCAAGTCCAACGCCCTGCTCTTCAAGCGTGACAGCGTCCACGGCGCGTTCCCGGGCGAAGTCGGCGTCGACGGCGACACGCTCGTCATCGACGGCAAGCGCATCAAGGTGACGGCCGAGCGCGATCCCGCCAAGCTGCCGCATGCGGACATGGGCGTGGAAATCGCGCTGGAATGCACCGGCATCTTCGCGAGCAAGGAGAAGGCCAGCGCGCACCTGACCGCCGGCGCCAAGCGCGTCGTCATCTCGGCGCCCGCCACCGGCGTTGATCGCACCGTGGTCTACGGCGTCAATCACGAGGCGCTGACCGCCGAGGACGTCGTGATCTCCAATGCGAGCTGCACCACCAACTGCCTCGCCCCGCTTGCCAAGGTGCTGCACGATGCGCTCGGTATCGAGAGCGGGTTCATGACCACGATCCACAGCTACACCAACGACCAGAACACGCTGGACCAGCTGCACAAGGACATGCGCCGCGCCCGTGCCGCCGCGCTCTCCATGATCCCGACCACGACGGGCGCCGCCCGCGCCGTGGGCGAAGTGCTGCCGGAACTCAAGGGCAAGCTGGACGGTTCGTCCGTGCGCGTGCCCACGCCCAACGTCTCGGTCGTCGACCTCAAGTTCATCGCCGGCCGCGCCACGACCATCGAGGAAGTGAACGGCCTCCTGAAGGCGGCGTCGGAGAGCGGTCCGCTCAAGGGTATCCTCGGCTATTCGGACGAGCCGCTGGTCTCGATCGACTATAATGGCGATCCGCGCAGCTCCACCGTCGACAGCCTGGAAACGGCCGTGATCGACGGCAAGCTGGTCCGCGTCCTCTCCTGGTACGACAATGAATGGGGTTTCTCGAACCGCATGATCGACACCAGCAAGGTGGTCGCTGGCCTGATGTAA
- the tkt gene encoding transketolase, with product MPVTEKRLADTIRVLAMDAVQAANSGHPGMPMGMADVATVLFKDHVKFDPAAPKWADRDRFVLSAGHGSMLIYALLHLTGYEEPTMAQIAAFRQVGSPCAGHPENFELPGVEATTGPLGQGLAMAVGMAMAERHLNATFGDELVDHRTWVIAGDGCLMEGINHEAIGLAGHLGLGRLTVLWDDNRITIDGSVDLSSSEDVLARYAATGWHVTHCDGHDFADIRRALAEAVADPRPSIVACRTRIGQGAPNMAGSHKVHGAPLGKDEIAATRQALDWDLPPFELPEDVRAAWLAIGQRSRPAHAQWQDRLSSHSQKTEFERRMAGDLPADFSLRSYLDGLIAEPKKVATRKASEMALDAINVQLPEMFGGSADLTGSNLTQSKDQKAAFSRDDRAGRYVYYGIREFGMAAAMNGMALHGGVIPYGGTFLVFSDYMRNAIRMSALQRLRVVYVLTHDSIGLGEDGPTHQPIEHVMSLRMIPNLEVFRPCDVIETAECWELALAQQSTPSVLALSRQNLPQLRDNASENLSAKGAYTLVSGGDSPRVVLIGTGSEVEIAVEAAKQLGAQGIAASVVSMPSMSRFLAQDEAYRASVLPAGALRVTVEAGTTFGWCAITGADGLNIGIDQFGLSGPAPALYEHFGLTAGAIAQRVVAALD from the coding sequence ATGCCAGTCACCGAAAAGCGCCTTGCCGACACGATCCGCGTGCTGGCGATGGACGCGGTGCAGGCAGCCAATAGTGGCCATCCCGGCATGCCGATGGGCATGGCCGACGTCGCCACCGTGCTGTTCAAGGACCATGTGAAGTTCGATCCCGCCGCGCCGAAATGGGCGGATCGGGATCGGTTCGTGCTGTCCGCGGGCCATGGCTCGATGCTGATCTACGCGCTGCTGCACCTCACCGGCTATGAAGAGCCGACGATGGCGCAGATCGCGGCCTTCCGCCAGGTCGGCAGCCCCTGCGCGGGGCATCCGGAGAATTTCGAGCTGCCGGGCGTGGAAGCCACGACCGGTCCGCTGGGGCAGGGGCTTGCCATGGCGGTCGGCATGGCGATGGCCGAGCGGCACCTCAATGCCACCTTCGGGGACGAACTCGTCGATCACCGCACCTGGGTGATCGCCGGCGACGGCTGCCTCATGGAAGGCATCAATCACGAGGCGATCGGCCTTGCCGGTCATCTCGGCCTTGGCCGTCTCACCGTGCTGTGGGACGACAACAGGATCACCATCGACGGGTCCGTCGACCTCTCGTCGAGCGAGGACGTGCTGGCGCGCTATGCGGCGACCGGTTGGCATGTGACGCATTGCGACGGGCATGATTTCGCGGATATCCGTCGCGCGCTGGCCGAGGCCGTGGCCGATCCGCGTCCCTCGATCGTCGCGTGCCGCACGCGCATCGGGCAGGGCGCGCCGAACATGGCGGGCTCGCACAAGGTGCATGGCGCGCCGCTCGGCAAGGACGAGATCGCCGCCACCCGGCAGGCGCTGGACTGGGATCTGCCGCCCTTCGAGCTGCCCGAGGATGTCCGCGCCGCATGGCTCGCCATTGGCCAGCGCTCCCGCCCGGCTCATGCACAGTGGCAGGATCGCCTCTCAAGTCATTCCCAGAAAACGGAATTCGAGCGCCGGATGGCGGGCGATCTCCCCGCCGACTTCTCGCTGCGGTCGTATCTCGACGGCCTGATCGCCGAGCCGAAGAAAGTCGCGACCCGCAAGGCGAGCGAGATGGCGCTGGATGCGATCAACGTGCAGCTCCCCGAGATGTTCGGCGGATCGGCCGATCTCACCGGCTCCAACCTCACCCAGTCGAAGGACCAGAAGGCCGCCTTCAGCCGCGATGATCGCGCGGGCCGCTATGTCTATTACGGCATTCGCGAATTCGGCATGGCGGCGGCCATGAACGGCATGGCGCTGCACGGCGGCGTGATTCCTTATGGCGGCACGTTCCTCGTCTTCTCCGATTATATGCGCAACGCCATCCGCATGTCGGCGCTTCAGCGGCTGCGCGTGGTCTATGTGCTCACGCATGACAGCATCGGGCTTGGCGAGGATGGTCCCACGCACCAGCCGATCGAGCATGTCATGTCGCTGCGCATGATCCCCAATCTGGAAGTGTTCCGGCCGTGCGACGTGATCGAGACGGCGGAATGCTGGGAACTGGCGCTGGCGCAGCAGAGCACGCCGTCGGTGCTCGCACTCAGCCGGCAGAACCTTCCGCAACTGCGTGATAACGCATCGGAAAATCTGTCCGCAAAGGGCGCCTACACGCTAGTTTCCGGCGGCGATTCCCCGCGCGTGGTGCTAATCGGCACCGGCTCGGAAGTGGAGATCGCGGTCGAGGCGGCCAAGCAGCTCGGCGCGCAGGGCATTGCCGCCAGCGTCGTGTCGATGCCCAGCATGTCGCGCTTCCTCGCGCAGGACGAGGCCTATCGCGCCTCTGTCCTCCCGGCGGGCGCGCTGCGCGTCACCGTTGAGGCAGGCACGACCTTCGGCTGGTGCGCGATCACCGGTGCGGACGGGCTCAATATCGGCATCGACCAGTTCGGCCTGTCCGGACCGGCACCGGCCCTCTACGAACATTTTGGATTGACCGCCGGGGCGATCGCGCAACGCGTCGTCGCGGCGCTCGACTGA
- a CDS encoding AI-2E family transporter, whose translation MPLRDIDRDDDLAASGHEKRRGQAGLRHGSPDREAWERNRLAASIALFAGAGFLLALPFALRAGAEFFLPLTAALVIAVCLVPLLEWLERRRIPSPLAALLALSAFLFVANTALVLIVVPASDWITQLPDRISQIKITLEPVIRLYTQAQGFIDGLLRMVTETQDIANGPGNIAMPGSLLQMMTTAAPGVVINVLFGLLVIFFFLSGWTRLRHRTIRGRGSFTGALTIARVIQNVVDATSRYVLTITFINMGLGLTVALALMLMGMPTPFMWGGFVALLNFIPYFGPIIAAILLGLGGLMSFTTVGWALLPAIIMVCLHLIEANIVTPLVLGERLKVNPLLILVSLSFWTWVWGTAGALLAVPLLIIIQTVLAAAGKPDIAGFLFEAGTLTSTMHDAPTDYDER comes from the coding sequence ATGCCGCTGCGTGATATCGACCGGGACGACGATCTGGCGGCGAGCGGCCATGAGAAGAGGCGAGGGCAGGCCGGGCTGCGCCATGGCTCGCCCGATCGGGAAGCGTGGGAGCGCAACCGGCTCGCGGCCTCCATCGCGCTGTTCGCCGGGGCGGGGTTCCTGCTCGCCTTGCCGTTCGCGCTGCGTGCCGGCGCCGAATTCTTCCTCCCGCTCACCGCGGCGCTGGTCATTGCCGTGTGTCTCGTGCCGCTGCTGGAATGGCTGGAGCGGCGGCGCATCCCGTCTCCGCTGGCGGCCCTCCTGGCCCTGTCGGCTTTCCTGTTCGTCGCCAACACCGCACTGGTGCTGATCGTCGTGCCGGCGAGCGACTGGATCACGCAGCTGCCGGACAGGATCAGCCAGATCAAGATCACGCTCGAGCCGGTCATTCGCCTCTACACGCAGGCGCAGGGCTTCATCGACGGGCTGCTGCGCATGGTGACGGAGACGCAGGACATCGCGAACGGGCCGGGCAACATCGCCATGCCCGGCTCGCTCCTGCAGATGATGACGACGGCCGCGCCGGGCGTGGTCATCAATGTCCTGTTCGGCCTGCTGGTGATTTTCTTCTTCCTGAGCGGGTGGACGCGGCTGCGCCACCGCACGATTCGCGGCCGTGGCAGCTTCACCGGCGCGCTCACCATCGCCCGGGTCATCCAGAACGTGGTCGATGCGACCTCGCGTTATGTGCTGACGATCACGTTCATCAACATGGGCCTCGGGCTCACCGTCGCGCTGGCGCTGATGCTGATGGGCATGCCGACGCCGTTCATGTGGGGCGGATTCGTCGCCCTGCTCAACTTCATTCCCTATTTCGGCCCGATCATCGCGGCGATTCTGCTGGGGCTGGGCGGCCTCATGAGCTTCACCACCGTCGGCTGGGCGCTGCTGCCCGCCATCATCATGGTCTGCCTGCACCTGATCGAGGCCAATATCGTGACGCCGCTGGTGCTGGGCGAGCGGCTGAAGGTCAATCCGCTGCTGATTCTCGTGTCGCTCAGCTTCTGGACCTGGGTGTGGGGCACGGCGGGGGCGCTGCTGGCGGTGCCGCTGCTCATCATCATCCAGACGGTTCTGGCCGCCGCGGGCAAGCCGGATATCGCGGGTTTCCTGTTCGAGGCGGGCACGCTGACCAGCACGATGCACGATGCGCCGACAGATTATGACGAGAGATGA
- a CDS encoding glutathione peroxidase, with product MTALADIPLRTIRGAEASLADYAGKVLLIVNVASKCGLTPQYEGLEALHAAYRDKGLVVLGFPANDFAGQEPGTNAEIESFCTTNFGVDFPMFEKLVATGPDKHPLYAQLTAAIPQADNDGPFRERLRGYGMVPNAPPELLWNFEKFLVGRDGTVIARFAPDTRPDDPALVSAIEDALAA from the coding sequence ATGACCGCGCTTGCCGACATCCCGCTCAGGACCATTCGTGGCGCCGAGGCTTCGCTGGCGGATTATGCCGGCAAGGTGCTGCTGATCGTGAACGTCGCGTCCAAATGTGGCCTCACTCCGCAATATGAGGGGCTGGAAGCGCTCCATGCCGCTTATCGGGACAAGGGACTCGTCGTCCTGGGTTTCCCCGCCAATGATTTCGCGGGGCAGGAGCCCGGGACGAACGCGGAGATCGAGAGTTTCTGCACCACCAATTTCGGCGTGGATTTCCCCATGTTCGAGAAGCTGGTGGCAACGGGGCCGGACAAGCACCCGCTTTATGCGCAGCTCACCGCCGCCATCCCGCAGGCTGACAATGATGGCCCGTTCCGCGAGCGGCTGCGCGGCTATGGCATGGTGCCCAATGCCCCGCCCGAACTGCTCTGGAATTTCGAGAAGTTCCTCGTCGGCCGCGATGGCACCGTGATTGCCCGCTTCGCACCGGACACCCGGCCTGACGATCCCGCGCTGGTCTCCGCCATCGAGGATGCGCTGGCCGCCTGA
- a CDS encoding DUF2842 domain-containing protein, protein MNEYRPSWRKPAGMFAILGIIAFWAWIVASFAEHIARLPGILQAVIYIIAGIIWIFPVRPLLVWMETGRWRT, encoded by the coding sequence ATGAACGAGTATCGCCCCAGCTGGCGCAAGCCGGCCGGCATGTTCGCCATATTGGGCATCATCGCGTTCTGGGCCTGGATCGTCGCGAGCTTCGCCGAGCACATCGCGCGGCTGCCGGGCATCCTGCAGGCGGTGATCTACATCATCGCGGGAATCATCTGGATCTTCCCCGTCCGGCCACTGCTGGTCTGGATGGAGACGGGCCGCTGGCGCACCTGA
- a CDS encoding 5-formyltetrahydrofolate cyclo-ligase: protein MTNQRASLRTELLARRQAFVAGLPNSVRNLAFRVLPSPILALMPPGSRVAVYRSMGSEAPTEALLEFLDERGFKLCLPRLGRTVAEDMEFADWKPGDILVPGQLRIPQPAPQAATVTPDIVLTPMVGFDRRLNRIGHGAGYYDRAFAKLPDALRIGMAWSCQQVDLLPVEPWDVPLHMVVTEQAIISGEAA, encoded by the coding sequence ATGACCAATCAGCGCGCCTCCCTGCGGACGGAGTTGCTCGCCCGGCGCCAGGCCTTCGTGGCCGGGCTTCCCAACAGCGTGCGCAATCTTGCCTTTCGCGTTCTCCCCTCCCCCATCCTGGCGCTGATGCCGCCCGGATCGCGGGTCGCCGTCTACCGATCGATGGGATCGGAAGCGCCGACGGAAGCGCTGCTCGAGTTCCTCGACGAACGCGGCTTCAAGCTCTGCCTGCCGCGCCTGGGGCGAACCGTGGCGGAGGACATGGAGTTCGCCGACTGGAAGCCGGGAGACATCCTCGTGCCCGGCCAGCTGCGCATTCCCCAGCCGGCGCCGCAGGCCGCCACGGTGACGCCGGACATCGTCCTGACGCCGATGGTGGGATTCGACCGGCGCCTCAACCGTATCGGCCATGGCGCGGGCTATTATGACCGCGCCTTCGCCAAGCTGCCCGACGCGCTGCGAATCGGCATGGCCTGGAGCTGCCAGCAAGTCGACCTGCTGCCCGTCGAGCCCTGGGACGTGCCGCTGCACATGGTGGTGACCGAGCAGGCCATCATCTCGGGGGAAGCCGCATGA